The Alphaproteobacteria bacterium region ATACGCCTTCCGCCGCCTGACCGCATCCAATCCCTTTCCCGCCATCATGGGCCGGGTCTGCCCGGCGCCCTGCGAGGACGGCTGCAACCGCAACGAGGTCGAGGAACAGGTCGGCATCAATGCGGTCGAGCACTTCATCGGCGACAGCGGCATCGAGCGCGGATTTGGGCTCGGTGAGGCGGGCGCCGATACGGGCAAGAAAGTCGCCATCATCGGCGGCGGACCGGCCGGCCTGGCGGCGGCCTACCAGTTGCGCCGCCGCGGCCACGGCTGCACCGTCTTCGACGACCACGCCGACCTGGGCGGCATGATGCGCTATGGCATCCCCGGCTACCGCACGCCGCGCGACGTCATCGATGCCGAGATCAAGCGCATCACCGATATGGGCGTCGAGATCCGTCTCCAAACCCGGGTCGGCGTCGACGTCACGCTGGAGACCATCGAGAACGACTATGACGCCATCCTGGTGGCCATCGGCGCCCAGGCCGGCACGGCGCTGCCGGTGCCGGGCGGCGAGGCGCCCAACGTCATCTCCGGGATCTCGTTCCTTGCCGCCTTCAACGAGAACCGCCTGATGCACGCCGCCCAGCGGGTGCTGGTGATCGGCGGCGGCGACACCGCCATGGACGTGGCGGCGGTGGCGCGCCGCATCGGCCACATCGAAAACGTGGCCGAGAAAGACCGCGTCGAGCACGTCATCATGGGCCACACGGCCCACGACGTGGCCACCGTGGCCAAGCGCCAGGGCGCCGAGGTCACCATCGTTTACCGCCGCCCCATTGAGCGCGCCCCGGCGGCCAAGATGGAGATCGAGCACGTGCGCCAGGAAGGCGTCGAGATCCGCACCTGCCTGGCCCCGGTCGAGGCGGTGCTGGGCCCCGACGGCCGGGCCACGGCGCTGCGCGTCATCGAAGTGGAGTGGGAAGACAATAAGAAAATGACGGCCAAGGAGGGCTCCGAGTTCGACATCCCCTGCGATCTGATCGTGCCGGCGCTGGGCCAGGTCGGCGACTTTCGCGGCATGGAGGGTCTGGCCAACGAGCGCGGCCTGGTCGATGCCGACAAGAACTTCCAGGTGCCCGATAAGCCCGGTTACTTCGTCGCCGGCGACATCGTCAATCCCCACCTTTTGACCACCGCCGTGGGCCAGGCCACGGTGGCCGTCGAGAGCATCGAGCGCTACTTGCAAGGCGAAGAAGTGGGGCGCCGGCCCAAGGTCGAGGTGCGGCACTTCGATCTTTTGCAGAAACTGCACGAGGGCCAGCTCGAGCCCGAGGCTTTCGAGCCCGGCGAGGTGCGCGGTACCGACGCCGCCAATTTCGCCGTGCACAATTACGAGAACCGCTCGTTCCAGGAGATCATCCCGGCCGACCAGCTCTTTCTCGGCCACTGGGACACGGTGCCGCGCAACCGGCGTAGCGAGATCGAGATCGGCACCGAGGCCGTTCTCGGCCATTTCTCCGAACGCATCAGCGGCCTTGACGAAGCCGCCGTCAAGGCCGAGGCCGAGCGCTGCATGAGCTGCGGCATGTGCTTCGAATGCGACAACTGCGTCGTCTTCTGCCCCCAGGTCGCGGTCAAGCGCTCGAAGCGCGGCGAGAGCACCATGGGGCGCTACGTCTACACCGACTATTCGCGCTGCATCGGCTGCCACATCTGCGCCGACGTCTGCCCCTCGGGTTACATTCAGATGGGGCTGGGGGAGTAATCATGCCGCTGCGGCTCGGCGCCTGGCTTTTCGTGCTGCTGCTGGTCCTGCCGGCAGCGGCCGGCGAAAGGGTGCCGCGGCCCGAGCCGCCGCGCGGCCGGGGCGAGGCCTGTGTCGCCGAGGTGGATTACATGCGCCGCTTCCACGGCGACGAGCTTAGGCGCCAGCGCGACCAGACCCTGCGTCTGGGCATCCGAGGCGGCAAGTATAGCCTGGCCGGCTGTCTCGACTGCCACGCCGTCAAGGACGCCCATGCCCAGCCCGTGGGCTACGACGACCCGCGGCATTTCTGCCAGTCCTGCCACGGCTATGCCGCCGTGCGCATCGATTGCTTCGATTGCCATTCGGCCAAGCCGGATCAGCGGGCGGGGAGGGCACAGTGAAGACCCGGCGGACCCTACTCAAGGGCGGTGCGGCCTTCGCCACCTTGGCGCTGGCGCCCGGCCTGACGCTGTTGGCCCAGGCCAGGCCGGCTGGCGTCGCGGCCTCGGCGGCGGTGCGCTGGGGGCTGTTGATCGATGTTGCCAAGTGCGCCGACGACTGCCAGGCCTGCGTCGCCGCCTGTGCCGAGGAGAACGGCCTTGGTGGATCAGGCCCCCGGGACCGCCCGGCCACCGACGCCCAGTGGATCCGCAAGGTCAAGGTCACAGGTGGCGCCTCGGACGGCAGCTTTTCGCTGCCGCTCATGTGCCAGCACTGCGCCAACCCACCCTGCGTCGACGTCTGCCCCACCGGCGCCTCGTTTCGCCGTGCCGACGGCATCGTGCTGGTCGACAAGCACATCTGCATCGGTTGCCGCTATTGCATGATGGCCTGCCCCTACAAGGCGCGCTCGTTCGTGCACCAGCCGGTGCGGGGCCAAAAGTCCTTTGCCCCGCGCGGCATGGGCACGGTGGAAAGCTGCACCTTCTGCGTCCACCGCGTCGACCGGGCCGGCACGCCGGCCTGCGTCGAGGCCTGCGCCGAGACCCACGGGGCCATGCTATTCGGCGACCTCATGGACCCCGCGAGCCAAATCTCGCGCCGGCTCACGGCCCGCGCCGGCCGCCGCATCCGGGCCGACCTGGGGTTGGATCCGGGCGTCGTCTACAGGGGGATCTGAGCGGTGCCCGGCATCACCTTCAAAACACTGCCCGCCAGCCGCGGTTTCTGGATCGTCTTCCTGGCGTTGGGCGCGCTGCTGTTGGTCGGCTTGGTCTGTGCCTTGGTGATGGAAACCGCCGGCCATGTGGTCACCGGCATGAACAACCAGATCGTCTGGGGCATGCCGCACGTCTTCGCCGTTTTCCTCATCGTGGCCGCCTCGGGCGCCCTCAACGTGGCCTCCATCGCTTCGGTTTTTCAGCGTGCGCCTTACAAACCTTTGGCGCCCTTGTCGGCGCTGCTGGCCATCGGCCTGCTGGTCGGCGGTCTGGCCGTATTGGTGCTCGATCTGGGCCGCCCCGACCGCCTGCTGGTGGCCATGACGAGCTATAATTTCAGGTCGATCTTCGCTTGGAATATTTTTCTCTATGTCGGTTTCCTCGGCATCGCCGGGTTCTATCTCTGGTTCCTGCTGGAGCCCCGCCTCGCCCGCGTCGCCAAGCCGGCCGGGCTGGTGGCCTTTCTCTGGCGCCTCGTGCTGACCACCGGTACGGGCTCGATCTTCGGCTTTCTGGTGGCCCGTCAGGCCTACGACGCGGCCATCATGGCGCCGCTTTTCATCGTCATGTCGTTCTCCTTCGGCCTGGCCATCTTCGTGCTGGTGCTGCTGGTCGCCTGTGCCGCCGACGGCCGGCCGCTGGGTGAGGCGCTGCTGGCCCGGCTGGGCCGCTTGCTGGCGATCTTCGTGGCGCTGGTGCTCTATTTCACGACCGTGCAGCACCTGACCAACCTCTATGCCGCCGAACACGCCGGCATCGAACGTTTTATCTTGCTCGAGGGCGGCGTCTTTGCGCTGCTCTTTTGGCTGGGCCAAGTGCTGATCGGCGGCGTGCTGCCGCTGCTGATCCTGCTCAACGATCGTCTGGGCACCTGGTCCGGGCGCTTGCTGGCGGCCGCTCCGATGGTGGTCATCGGCGGGCTGGCGCAGGTCTACGTCATCATCATCGGCGGCCAGGCGTTTCCGCTGCTGCTGTTTCCCGGACGCCAAGTGACGAGCTCGTTTTTCGATGGCGTGGTTTCGGGCTACGCGCCCAGCGGCCTGGAGATCGGCCTGGGCATCGGCGGTCTGGCGCTGGCGCTGTTGATCGTGCAGCTCGGCCTCGGGCTCCTGCGCCTATTGCCCGAAAGCCTGGCCGACAGCGCGCCCGAGCCCGAGCCCGACCCCGAACCCGAGACCGAGCCGGAGGCCGCGACGGCCGAGCCATGATCGCTTTTCTGGTCTCGGCGGCGCACAAGTCCTCGGGAAAGACGACCATCGCCACGGGCCTGGCGGCGACGCTGACGGGCCGCGACTTGGCTGTCCAGAGCTTCAAGAAGGGCCCCGACTACATCGATCCCATGTGGCTCGGCCGGGCCGCCGGCCGGCCCTGCCGCAATCTCGATTTCTGGACCCAAGGTGCGGCCGAGATCGAAGCTCATTTCCAGCGCTTTGCCGGGGCTGCCGAGGTTGCCATCGTCGAGGGCAGCAAGGGGCTTTACGACGGCATCGACCCGGCCGGCGGCGACAGCACGGCGGCGCTCGCCCGCTTGCTCGGCCTGCCCGTGGTGCTGGTCATCGACTGCCAGGGCATCACCCGTGGCGTGGCGCCGCTGATTCTCGGCTACCAGGCTTTCGAGCCCGATCTGGCCATCGCCGGCGTGATCCTGAACAAAGTCGGCGGCGAGCGCCACGAGGGCAAGCTGCACGCCGCCGTCAACCACTACACCGACCTGCCCGTGCTGGGCGCCGTGCAGCGCAACCGCGAGCTCGAGATTGTCGAGCGCCACATCGGCCTGGTGCCGACCAACGAAGCCGACGGCCCCGACCGCCGCATCGAGGTCATCGCCGAGCACGTCTCCGAGCACGTCGATATCGATCTTTTGCTGCGCCGTGTGGGCAGTGTGGAAGTTCCGGCGCTGGCGCTGGCGGCGACGAGTCGGAGTCCCGACGTACGCCTGGCCGTGGCCCGCGATGCCGCCTTCGGATTTTACTACCCGGGCGATCTGGAGGCGCTGCAGGCGGCGGGGGCCGAGATCGTCGCCTTCGATACGCTCTCGGACCCGGTGCTGCCGGACTGCGACGGGCTATTTATCTCGGGCGGCTTTCCCGAAACTCAGATGGCGGCGCTGGAAGCCAACGCGGATTTGCGCCAAGCGATCCGCCAGGCCCTGGCGGCCGGCCTGCCGGCCTATGCCGAATGCGGCGGCCTGATGTACCTGGCGCGCTCCATCGCCTGGCAGGGAGAACGCCGCCAGATGGTCGGCGCCGTGCCGGCCGATGTGGTTATGACGCCCAGGCCCGTGGGCCGGGGCTACGTAAGATTGCGCGAAACCGGCGCCGGGCTTTGGCCGCTACAAGGAAAAGCAGGCGAAAGCCTGCCGGCTCATGAGTTTCATTATTCGCGGCTCGAGAACCTCGACCCCGAGATCCCCTTCGCCTACCAGGTGCTGCGCGGCCACGGCTTCGACGGCCAGCACGACGGCCTGGTGGTGGGTAACCTTCTGGCCGGCTACGTCCACTTGCGGCACGTCGGGGGGAACCCCTGGGCCGACCGATTCGTTGACTTCGTGCGTCACTGTCGAAAAAAAGGGGGTGGGTACATCTAGGCCAAAATACACTTGTCAGACTATCCACATCCGAATACCACAGGATGACCACTAACTTTCCCTCTGAAATTGGGTTATTATTAAAAAGGGAAAAATGAGGACAGGTAGCTTTAAGGCCTTATGTGCTTCTCCCAATTTCTCTTCTGTCCGAATAGCAATGGTAGATAGCATAATGAACTTGTCAGCAGCTATTGCTTGAATGAAAGAGTATTTCGCACCCTTCGCTGAAATGCAAGGATATTGCTAGAAAGTTGAAAAAAAACTAGCAAAAATAGTAATATACTCTAATTATTACTAGAAAAAGTGGTACTTACTGAGTCTTTCGCTTCGTGGATTTTGTGCGCCGCTTGCGGAACTAAAGCTCCAAGTCGCCGCCCAACATCCGATGCACGATGGTGCGGCGCAGGATCTCGTTGGTGCCGTCGGCGACGTTGATGACGCGAACGGTTTTGTAGGCCTCCGAGAGGCCCAATTCGTTGGTGAAGCCCATGGCGCCAAAGGTCTGGATGGGGCCCGGTCGATGGCCCGGACACCGACCTCGACGGAGTAGGCCTTGGCCATCGAGAGCTCCTTGATGGCCGGCTCGCCACGGTCGAGAAGGGCGGCGGCGTTGAGGCCCATGAGATGGGCGGCGTGCACTTCCATGGCCGCTTCGGCGAGCGGAAAGGTGACGCCCTGGTAGTCGGAAATGGTCTTGCCGAAGGCTTCGCGGGTCTTGGCGTAATCCAGCGCCAACTCCAGCGACCAGCGCGCCAGGCCGGTGGCCCGGGCAGAATTGTAGATGCGCCCCAATGATACGCCCAGCAGCGCCGTGGCGAAGCCCTGGTGGAGATCGCCGACCAGCTGGTAGGGCTCGACGCGCACATCTTCCAGCACCAGCTCCGCTTCGTCGCCGCCCACCGAGCCGTGCATGCGGATGATGCGTTCGATCTCGAAGCCGGCCGCGCTGGTGGGCACCAGGAAGGCACTGATGCCGCCCCGCCGGGCCGCGGCCTTGTCGGCATCGCTGATGGCGAAGACGATGCAATAGTCCGCAATGGGCGAATTGGTGGTCCAGATCTTTCGTCCGCTCAGGCGCCAGCCCTCGCCGTCGGCAACGGCCCGGGTGCGAAGCCCGGCGGCGTCGGAGCCGGCGCCCGGTTCCGAGAGCCCAAAGCACATGGAGGTGCGTCCGGCCAGCATGTCGGCCAGGATTTCCTCGCGCGCCTGGGGCGTGACTTTGGCCAGCACCGGGCTCGGCCCGAAGGCCCAGTGGCTGATGGCGTAGACGGTCAGCCAGTTCAGCGGGCCACAGTGGTGAAAGGCATGATGCCAGCAGACGTAGTAGGCGAGCTTGCCCAGCCCGGCGCCGCCCAAGTCCTCGGGCACGCACATGTTGTAGTAACCGGCCTCGGCGGCGGCCATGCGCACCTCGCGGATCAGCGCCACCACTTCCGGCACATAGCGCCCGTCCTCGCCATAGGTATGGCGCGGGTTCGACAAGAGCTCGTGGTGTTTCTCGTGCCGGCCAATGACCTCGGCGTCGAGAAATCCCGTCAGCCCGTCTTTTACGGCTTCGATTTCGTCGGGAATGTCGAATGCGATGGCGCTCATACGCTTTTCCTAAAAAAAGTGGTCCCTGTCCCTACTTTTTTCAGCTTAACCTTTTGAAGCAGAACAGTTTTTCGATTTCGCAGGCGGCGAAAAAAGTGGTCCCTGTCC contains the following coding sequences:
- a CDS encoding NAD(P)-binding protein, producing the protein MDDKVDTELAARTARRYQDGDDAPGPLDEQIFIADYSHKCPVYVHRTPPCQGSCPAGEDIRGWLQIVRGIEKSGAESDDDSDWQEYAFRRLTASNPFPAIMGRVCPAPCEDGCNRNEVEEQVGINAVEHFIGDSGIERGFGLGEAGADTGKKVAIIGGGPAGLAAAYQLRRRGHGCTVFDDHADLGGMMRYGIPGYRTPRDVIDAEIKRITDMGVEIRLQTRVGVDVTLETIENDYDAILVAIGAQAGTALPVPGGEAPNVISGISFLAAFNENRLMHAAQRVLVIGGGDTAMDVAAVARRIGHIENVAEKDRVEHVIMGHTAHDVATVAKRQGAEVTIVYRRPIERAPAAKMEIEHVRQEGVEIRTCLAPVEAVLGPDGRATALRVIEVEWEDNKKMTAKEGSEFDIPCDLIVPALGQVGDFRGMEGLANERGLVDADKNFQVPDKPGYFVAGDIVNPHLLTTAVGQATVAVESIERYLQGEEVGRRPKVEVRHFDLLQKLHEGQLEPEAFEPGEVRGTDAANFAVHNYENRSFQEIIPADQLFLGHWDTVPRNRRSEIEIGTEAVLGHFSERISGLDEAAVKAEAERCMSCGMCFECDNCVVFCPQVAVKRSKRGESTMGRYVYTDYSRCIGCHICADVCPSGYIQMGLGE
- a CDS encoding Hdr-like menaquinol oxidoreductase cytochrome c subunit, which codes for MPLRLGAWLFVLLLVLPAAAGERVPRPEPPRGRGEACVAEVDYMRRFHGDELRRQRDQTLRLGIRGGKYSLAGCLDCHAVKDAHAQPVGYDDPRHFCQSCHGYAAVRIDCFDCHSAKPDQRAGRAQ
- a CDS encoding 4Fe-4S dicluster domain-containing protein → MKTRRTLLKGGAAFATLALAPGLTLLAQARPAGVAASAAVRWGLLIDVAKCADDCQACVAACAEENGLGGSGPRDRPATDAQWIRKVKVTGGASDGSFSLPLMCQHCANPPCVDVCPTGASFRRADGIVLVDKHICIGCRYCMMACPYKARSFVHQPVRGQKSFAPRGMGTVESCTFCVHRVDRAGTPACVEACAETHGAMLFGDLMDPASQISRRLTARAGRRIRADLGLDPGVVYRGI
- the nrfD gene encoding polysulfide reductase NrfD, whose product is MPGITFKTLPASRGFWIVFLALGALLLVGLVCALVMETAGHVVTGMNNQIVWGMPHVFAVFLIVAASGALNVASIASVFQRAPYKPLAPLSALLAIGLLVGGLAVLVLDLGRPDRLLVAMTSYNFRSIFAWNIFLYVGFLGIAGFYLWFLLEPRLARVAKPAGLVAFLWRLVLTTGTGSIFGFLVARQAYDAAIMAPLFIVMSFSFGLAIFVLVLLVACAADGRPLGEALLARLGRLLAIFVALVLYFTTVQHLTNLYAAEHAGIERFILLEGGVFALLFWLGQVLIGGVLPLLILLNDRLGTWSGRLLAAAPMVVIGGLAQVYVIIIGGQAFPLLLFPGRQVTSSFFDGVVSGYAPSGLEIGLGIGGLALALLIVQLGLGLLRLLPESLADSAPEPEPDPEPETEPEAATAEP
- a CDS encoding cobyrinate a,c-diamide synthase, whose product is MIAFLVSAAHKSSGKTTIATGLAATLTGRDLAVQSFKKGPDYIDPMWLGRAAGRPCRNLDFWTQGAAEIEAHFQRFAGAAEVAIVEGSKGLYDGIDPAGGDSTAALARLLGLPVVLVIDCQGITRGVAPLILGYQAFEPDLAIAGVILNKVGGERHEGKLHAAVNHYTDLPVLGAVQRNRELEIVERHIGLVPTNEADGPDRRIEVIAEHVSEHVDIDLLLRRVGSVEVPALALAATSRSPDVRLAVARDAAFGFYYPGDLEALQAAGAEIVAFDTLSDPVLPDCDGLFISGGFPETQMAALEANADLRQAIRQALAAGLPAYAECGGLMYLARSIAWQGERRQMVGAVPADVVMTPRPVGRGYVRLRETGAGLWPLQGKAGESLPAHEFHYSRLENLDPEIPFAYQVLRGHGFDGQHDGLVVGNLLAGYVHLRHVGGNPWADRFVDFVRHCRKKGGGYI
- a CDS encoding acyl-CoA dehydrogenase family protein produces the protein MSAIAFDIPDEIEAVKDGLTGFLDAEVIGRHEKHHELLSNPRHTYGEDGRYVPEVVALIREVRMAAAEAGYYNMCVPEDLGGAGLGKLAYYVCWHHAFHHCGPLNWLTVYAISHWAFGPSPVLAKVTPQAREEILADMLAGRTSMCFGLSEPGAGSDAAGLRTRAVADGEGWRLSGRKIWTTNSPIADYCIVFAISDADKAAARRGGISAFLVPTSAAGFEIERIIRMHGSVGGDEAELVLEDVRVEPYQLVGDLHQGFATALLGVSLGRIYNSARATGLARWSLELALDYAKTREAFGKTISDYQGVTFPLAEAAMEVHAAHLMGLNAAALLDRGEPAIKELSMAKAYSVEVGVRAIDRAPSRPLAPWASPTNWASRRPTKPFASSTSPTAPTRSCAAPSCIGCWAATWSFSSASGAQNPRSERLSKYHFF